One Arachis hypogaea cultivar Tifrunner chromosome 18, arahy.Tifrunner.gnm2.J5K5, whole genome shotgun sequence genomic window, cttaatcagaatcttcgtggtataagctagaatccattggcagcattcttgagaatccagaaagtctaaaccttgtctgtggtattccgaataggattcagggattagatgactatgacgagcttcaaactcacaagggttgggcatagtgacagacacaaaaggatcactggatcctattccagcatgagtgagaaccgacagatgattagccgtgaggtgacagcgcacctggaccattttcactgagaggacggatggtagccattgacaacggtgatccaccaatatacaacttgccataggaggaaccttgcgtgcgtgaagaagaagacagggggaaggtagagattcagaagacaaagcatctccaaaactccaacatattctccattactgcagaacaagtatttatttcatgctcttttatttttcgcaattcaaactgataaatataattgatatcctgactaagagttacaagataaccatagattgctttaagccaacaatctccgtgggattcgacccttactcacgtaaggtattacttggacgacccggtgcacttgctggttacttgtgcggagttgtgaaaagtgtgaatcataattttgtgcaccaggtgTCCCCTCGAGGGTCAAGCTCTGCTAGGGACAGTACTTCATTTGTGTTGTGAATTGCTTTGACCTCTTGTTAGAATTCTTTTCCTGGAGCCGACTTCTTCAGGCTTGCATTGTAGCATTGCCGAGTTTATTGGCGATATGAATGGAGTGTCGCTATCTTTCCGTCCTGTGCCTAAAATTTGACACATAGATGAAAAGTTGAAACTACTGCCCTGAACATGTTCAGGGCAGGTCTTCCGAGGATAATATTATAAGGACTAGGGCAATCAACTATAAATATTGTATGTCAATGATCCGTGACAATGGGTGGTTTCCCATCATCGTTTTTAACCATATGTAACCCTTAATTGGCACTCTTTCTCCAGAGAATCCGACTAATTCTCTGGATGAGGGTTGTATGAGTCTTTCAGATATTTTCATTTTTAGAAAAGTAGTATAAAAAAGAACATCGGCTGTTTGGATGGAAATTACCACTAGATCGTCTGAGTGTGGTGTGGGCGAGCATATGTCTTCCTGGTTGAAAGTGATTTCTAGGTCGGGTACATTTTTGTTGCTATGTGGTGTTGTTCCTTCGATTTCCATCATTGCGCGGTAGCTACGTTTTCTTGCCGAAGTTGTTTCGCCTCCCCCGGTGAATCCTCCGGATATGCAGTTTATAACCTCTTTAGGTGGGGTGTTGTTTGACCATTTATTGGCTTCCTTGTTTCCCGAGGTTTGTTGGCGCTCTTCTTTGTCCCTATCGCCCTCTTTATGTTTCCTTCCTTCGATGTATTTATCTAGGAGGCCTTGCCGAGCTAATCTTTCCAATAGATCTTTGGCTATCACGCACTCATCGGTTGTGTGTCCGTACTTCTGGTGGAAGGCACAGTGCTTGCTTTTGTCAACAAATCTTTGGTCTTGATAGCTCCCAGCTTTTGCtggtggttttatgattttagcgTTGAGTATTTCTTTGATTATCTTTTCCCTCCTTGTGTTGAATCTGGTGTAGTTGTCGAATTTTGGGGTGAGCTTGAATGGTTTGTCGAGCTCTTTGTTGTTCGCCAAACTTGGCATTCTGTCTTCCTCCCTTCTAGGTTTTCTTTCTGTTCTATTGGCCTCACGGAGTTCTTCGATCTCCATTTGTCCAGCTACTCTTTCTCGGAACTCCTCTAATGTCTTCGGCTTGGTGACTGCGATTGTCTCTCTGAATTTTCTGGGTTGGAGGCTGGCCTTGAGGGCATATAGGTGAACAGCAGGGTCCAGATCGGGTATTTTCATTGTTGCTTCTGCAAATCTGGTCAGATAGTCTTTTAGGCTTTCTTGGGACCTTGTCGGATGGTGCCGAGATAATCGGATCCGTGTATGTATATCCGTGCTGCAGCGAAGTAGTCTGTGAAGGACTTCGCCAGTTCCTCAAAGGAAGAGATCGAACTTGCAGgtaattttgaaaaccaaagtaACGCAGCGCCATCGAGGTAGGTAGGGAAAGCTCTACAAAGAACAGGTTCATTGTTAGGGCCATTGAAAAACATCATAGATTGAAATTTCTTAATATGAGCCCGGGGTCACCAATCCCCTTATATGGCTCAACCGAAGAAGGTAGCGTGAAATTCTTTGGCATCTGGTAGTTGGTGATTTCCTCCGAGAAAGGGTTGTCTAAGGTAAGCTTTTCTTTTGGTGGGTTGACGCTCAGTAGGTCTGTACTGCCTTTGGTTGGGCCCTTTTCATCATGCTTACTGGCACTGTTCTGGGTAGACAACTCAGCAAGCCGTTTGACTTCTGCTTGTAGTTCGGCCATCTGGACCAAAAGTTCGGCCTGAGCGAGCTGGTGAACTCCGTTGTCGGCCATGTTAAAAGGTTGGAGAAACTTGtgcaaaagagaaaaaataaagtgCAATATATAAGGAATAGTGGGGTTAGAGACTGCTCGGGCCCCACGGTGGGTGCCAAATGTTCCGTTCAAGTCCAACCGAGGTATGTGTCTCCCAACGAGGCTACTTAGCTCTTGGTGGAGTTATACGTCGTCTAGGAGGCAGTCTCCAAGAATAACCTAGGTGCAGTGAAACACGGcggcgggagcacctgcaaaaagcactccgacgctcaagtaagtgTGTGAATTATAAGAGATGAAAGTAATGAATTAGAGTGAACTCTGTAACCTGTTTTCTTCTGAGCTATTTGGTCTCGTTTTATAGATAAGCGTAGTGTTGTCTTCTGTTTTTTTGTTCCGATATTATCGGTTTAGATAGCAAGTTCCGTTGTTGTTGGTAACGGCTGGGAAGTGGGTTTTGACTTGTGTGTGATTGTGCTCAGGTTGTGGCTTCTGTTCAGCTAGTTTGTTCTCCGATTTTGTGGTCGGTTAGGATAATGGGATTTGTTACCGAGCTTCTCGGGGTACACGTCAAtaccgatagagaatatattttaaagtacaaaaaatatgtgtattttttactaatgaagtggtcaattcttcgtatcataaaattcatcgataatagaatctgtgtcaaagttttcaacaattttcttttcaatataattaaaagacaattagtaaaaaatttatctttcattttatttatgagttattCTTTACAATATTCATAACTGAAAAAGATCTCTTAATTatagcaggttaaagtttgaaacagaaagaattaataccaaatgaattaAGAAAGATagtcacaaaaagaaaaaaaatccactttataaaatttaaaaaattttatttaattaaaaatattagtaataatatttttttagattttttaatattgttacttattttttaaaatatttaaaattattaatatttagatTGGAGTTAgacttttatttatactaaattaaatattaaataatttttttaaaattaaattatatttaataatttattactaatttttttttaaaaacctgGTCGGAGAAGGGAGGGAGGAGCCTCCACTTGTCCCGTATGTCTGCCCTGCTCGACGGTGAGAAAGGGCAAGGAGGAGGAAAAAAAAGGGAGAGGGGAGGAAGATGAAAAGGAATtgcaactgaaaaaaaaaaaaaaaaacatgttatATTAATATTACAAAACTGTTACCGTGTTTTCATTGTTTTAAGTGAATTGTTTTCAAATTTTACTAAACACAATGAAAACATGAATTTAACGTTATCAGAAATTTCATCTTATTCAAAAAACATAttctaaaattgttttaaaaaaataaatcaaatatgtTTTCACTCTTGTTTTCTTATTTAAGTGAGAATGAAAAGTTGAAAACAGAAAATAGACAAACTAAAGGCACCTTAAAtgtgtttcaatttttttaaatgatagacACTTAGAAATTATTTTGTATGCATATTTTGCAATAATTGAATGAGCAGCACATAGTTATTAGTTTTGCTAGGATAGTCAAAATGTGTTAAACTCGTTGTGTCAAGTGTCAACATATTTatctgtttaaataaaaaaaaaaattgccttTAAAATTAGGGGAATACTATTatgcttttttttaaataaaaaataaattactcatatgatatatatagtatttataattataattaagttgAATATTAACCATAATAATTAGATAtatgttttctatttttctttctctctcgtgattattaatttagtttagcaCCACCAGtttatggtggtggtggtgatggctgTCACCGTCGAAAAAATCTCTTAACGGTGAATTCACAAACCCATCAACAAGGTGCATACGTATTCAGCTCGTACACGTGGCAATATTTGTGCTACCGACTACCGAAATATGGAGAATCTCTACTACATAAGCACAACTCCTTTCTAACCTCAGCGTACATCCACTCTGCCTCCTCCACCTTCTCCTGTACGGTGATAACATCTTCGAAGTTCACTATCTGCAAAATTTGTGTCCCATAAAAGTGATTAAATTCTTGTGCATAATTGTCACCTCATCTTGCAAATCCTATTGTCTGCAATTGAATTCAACTTGATCTCCACCTCATCGACAACAATGTTTTTAATCTCATGTGGATCCGAATCTATCATCCCTTGAAACTTGTATTTGACATCATCAACAACAATGTCTTTAACTGTGTGTATGACTTGAGGATCCGAAGAATCTTTTCAAATGTCTTTACGACTTCTATCATCACGAACCATAAGCTCTCCTCTACCTTCAAGTGCATCAATTGCATTCCTAAATATCTATTCCACTTCATAAAACTCATTTAGTGAAatcacttttaatatatatatcataaaagaTAATTTACCCTTATGTTAGAGAAGATATGATAGAATTCACCTTAAAATTAAATCTGTTTAAAGTTTGGATTAAATAGACTAAGTTGATTAACCTATAAAAATAACAGTTTAAATGGACAAGTTCCTAGGTTAAATGGAAagaatgtttaatttttttttttcatttttcgacAAAAATGTAGTacttttttaaatagtttttctattaaatccaaAGATGTGATCTAATATAATaagatttagtttttttaattgtgAGTAACTTTAACATAACATTAAAATTTGAcagtacaaaatatttttaaaatcaataatgttatgtatatattaaaaaaaatttaattttgatacttgttagtgtaaagtagttttacacgttACATAAcatcacatcaataaaaataattactttttatattgaTAGCATAAATAGTCATCTAAAAGAATAGATGTAATTATACAACcgtgtgcatcaaaattaaattcgataaaaaattagttagaaaattttttactcatataaaatatatattaaaatacaaaatatacattaaaaatcttaaacaatttatgtatttattgaaTTCTGCTACATTTTAAGTACTTTTATCAATCAAGTTTAATCAAATTGGTCTAAATCCAATAAAAATTACTTCCATAAAATATGCGTAAATCACACATTTCTCTTTTTTgcgttctctttttttttttttttttttttttgtattttctcctTTTCGTCTTTTCTATTGCTGTCTTTGTCCCTCATTCTGATGCTATAGTTGCTTATGCAGTTGTTCCACTATGATTGTAGTTTATATAATAACCTATAATTCATATACAAAAACATAAACACAAGATTAAACAGACTTTTCCTTCTAGCCTTGAAAACATGCAATGCTTCATACGCAGCATATgcacatatatattttataagtaGTTTTACATAAATTTCACATCACTAACAATTAGTAGTACTAATAATAATACGTAATAAAGATTTTCTGTTTTCTAAAAGCTTTACCATGATTCATACGCTAACCTTATGGATTatgagaaaaaagaaataaaaaaaaagacgacgaagaaaaaaaaaatgataacaatgataaaaaaagaaaaaattttaaattatacaaaatttattaaaaaacataacattaaaattttttaaatttgatccaagaaatttttgaattttaaaactaaaattttttaagagtaatactgaaaatttttaactaattaaaaattataagaaataaaaatagtaccaaaattttttaaaattaatattaaaatttgtctATGACACTGAAATTTTTCTTAATGtatctttttttttacttttttttcttcacaTTTTTATCTTCTTTGTCCCAATATGttcttctttttcatgttttgttattgatataaaatttgttCTATATCTTCTTctgttttatttcaaaaatagaagttttatttaaacaaatttattttaaaattaaattgtatatTCCTAAGTCCTATACAGCAAATTATCTTTTAATATGGTGTGGAGATTAATTCAATTTCCTTATTTATCATGGTAAAATTTGTGTTTTATATAACAAATTTGGATGTTTTTATTTCATTTCTgtgttttatataaaaaattttgatgtcATTCATGATCATGATCATCATCTTTTCTATATTCTATTTTTCTACTCTTTTATAAAACTTtgaaaaatacacaaacaaataaataaacaaagaagataaataagaataagaaaaaacgtataaaaagaagaaaatgatgtCGATGATGACGACTAGGGGTGACAACGGGGCGGGTAGGAGcaggtttttgctctacccgacccgCTCCGCTGTACAACAACCCGTATAGAACCCGTCTTGCTTCTACCCGCGGTAGTAAAACGTTGAACCCTAACCCGCTCCGTCCCTACCCGCCGGCCCTAcctgcccctataattattaaaatccaataaataaaattaaatttcaaattttatataactatcatcacatacataatataaattaaagtaaaaatttaaatataatacaatattattaatcatttactaattattttacatatattatatatataacggggcgggtattacctaaacccgaTCCCGTTCCGCCCCGCCTCTTCTAAGAATCCGTCCCACTAAAAACCTGTCTCAGTGCGGAGCAGGTAATTACCCGCTCCAAGCGGGTAGGGACGGAGTGGATACTCGCGGATTCGGTAGGTATTACCATCCCTAATGACAACGACAATGATAACGATTAAGAAAGAGAAGggcaaaaaaaaatgaagagaataaaaaaaagaaagaggagaaaaaaaatatatggatgaattattaaatttgtatatatattatttcttcttctaatatgtatataatatttttgttttaaaattaatagtataaTTAGATATTATTTAAATGTtgtctttttttcaatttttagaaaaaaaataaaaaacaaataacttctctaattttttgataattaatacgtaaaaatgagtatttaaattaattaaataataataaatctctaaaaaaattggaaaaaggctgaattttaaagaataagtaattttttttctaattaccaAACAGAAACAATAATCAAATTGATTGTAATACTTTTTGGCCATATCAACGTGCCTAACTTGAATAAGTATTTAAAATTGAAAGACTAGTTTAATCTTTAAATATGGAAGAACTGATTTAATTGTGTATAAAAATTGAGAGAATATTTAAGTAAGTTTAGAGTGAGAAGCGGGTCTCTCTCTACCCTCACGCGCCTGGCACGTACACCTGAAAGGTTCAGTTTTACCTTGAAGAGTGCACAGTAGTTCCTTGGCTTCCTCATTCTTCAAAGCACACAACATAttggagaaagaaaaaaacaaattagGGTTTCCCATTTGCGGAGATGGCACTGTGCAGCCGAATCAGATCGGGAATTTCAGTCTTCAACAAATTAGCGTTCGCCGCTTCCCAGAGATCCACTCTCCAACGATCTCTCATTGCCCCTTCCAATTCCCTGGTGAGTTATTCAACCTAAATCCCTTTCATCTGTTTAATACTTGAACCGCTCAAATCAATTTTCGGATCATTTGATAACACCGTTGATTGTTGTCGATTTGGAATTTgcctttttttttcagattttttcctCTAAAATAAGTCGAAGGTTTTCATTTCCTCCGCTGAATAACTTTTCATTTTCTGAAAAGATTTTATAGTAATCTGTTTTTTTAAGTTGTTGCGTTGAGGCATGTGTTTGAGATGTATAATGAACCTACTTTTCTTTACCgtctgatttttatttatttattttttaaaaagaaatttttttaatatatattttatctgtTACCTTTGATTTGATTCGTAACAGTCTGATTAATTTTTCATGAATTCTTTGTAATctgtttttatattttgttgcGTTGAGGCATGATTTTGAAGTAAAAGAACCTCCTGCTTTTTGTGCCTATTGATAACTTGTACTGTGTTGTTTGTGCTGAGGTTTTATACTGTTGCATACTTGTTCATTTCATGTTTCAGGAATGGTTTTTATTGGCCGCATTtaagtgtttattttatttttaataatttgttcCCCTATCATGATATGCTTTCAGGTCTCTAGAGGTTATGCCAATGTGCCAGGGGCAAAGGAAGATAAAGTTAAGGTAATTGGACATATTGTTTGTGTCATTATTCCTTAATACACTTCAGCCTGATGTAGAAGAAATTGTGCTTAGACTGTGAttgatagaagaagaaaatatgaacTTATAACTGATTGAATATGAATCTAAATTCAATGAATTTTCACTTAGTTAGTTGTTATGTTTATAATCTAAATTCAATGAATTGTTGATTTATATTTCATTTAGGTCAGATTGAATTgttcaaaaattttttgtttCATCCTTGAGCCACCGTGCTTGTTATTGATGGGTTAAGAATTTTTGTCTTATTATTTCTTGATTGCATCTATAGGTGCCACTGGCTATGTTTGGTGGCTCTGGAAACTATGCCTCTGCTTTGTATATTGCAGCAGTGAAAGCTAATTCAGTCGAAAAGGTTGAGTCCGAGATTCTTCAGTTTGTTGAGGCAGTTAAGAACAGTACTAAAGTTTCCCAGTTCATAAGTGACTTGTCTGTGAAGAAAGATATTAGAGTAAAGGTTATTGAAGACATTGCTGGTCAATCTAAGTTTTCTGATGTTACAAAGAACTTCCTTGGTATGTTTGCTTCCTATGGTAGTATATTTTGACAAACATAATTGTTACGTATACATAATTACATTTCTAAATAAATTCTGGAttacttttatatttattgttTGAAACATATTGAACCAGAGAAGTTAGTACATCAGATTTTCCTATACAGACTTTTGGTGATTCtcttgtgtttttagtttttgacgcCTGTGCATCTTTTATGGGTTCTCATCCACTCACATATTGTGGGAAAGGGATAATATACATTTTATGGATAAACATATTGAATGCTTGTTTTGCATTTTGAGCTTCTTTGATTctcttttctccccctttttgttTTTGCTACTATGAAGGATTCTCCTattcattttgtttttaattttttgcctCAGAAAATTTTGTCTAAGGGTTTATAGAGCAAATTTAACTGAGTAGTTGCCTCTCAGGCATGCAAGCAAAATGTAATGAATTAGGAAGTATTCCAGGCTCTTATACTTGTTAACAGCTAACAATATTATAAGTCTCCTCAACTATATTTTCTATAGCAATTACACCAACACGCCAAACAAATTATTCAATAAAATGTCACCCAACACCCCTATCATATTCATATTTTGTTTATCACTTCCCTTTAATCCTTGTTAAATTTCCTACTTGAATAATGTTTCATTTTAATTGTGTTTGTAATCGTAcatattttattatcaaatttttttagcCAGTTCTTCTCGGGCATTATTACATTCAGATTATTCTCATGTTACTAGACCACATACCTCGTGTTAGTCATTCAATTCTTCTATTAGATTTTATGCCTCTGGCTTCATTTATTGCATTCATAAGTGATTAATTGAACTCCTTGCTCAAAACATCCCCAACTTTGCTGTCCTTTCAATGCTGGAAATAGACTGCTTCTTCATGGGTTGCGGAAATTAGAGCTTTTATTCTAGCACAATAGCATTAATAAATCTGGCCTTTGAATTATTAGGGATCAGTTTATACTAGTGCTAGGAAATATGAATTATGTTCTATGAGCACCCTTTTATTTGGGTCTTAAGACTGACCTTTGTGTGTTATTGAGCTTCACAAATTATGCTGCATTATGACTGTCTTAATTCTCAGATTAATTCATTTATCTTAGTATAAGGTGGACATAAGAGTTTTTAGATATGGTGATATcataaaaagttttatttttgatTTACTATCTTATTTTCCCATATGAAATATGAGTATGATACCATTATGCAATAATAATTTTATCTTAGTCATCAAGTGATAGACATCACGGTACTTTGATGTTTGCTTCTTGTTTCCTGGGAATTTCATCAGCTTCTTGGCTGTCTCTTTTAATACTTTGAGACTTCATTTATCTGAGTTTTGGCAAATGCTACACCATTTTTTCAGACATTAAAGTTTATtgattaatttatcttttttttaaagtcCTTGTCGCTGAGAATGGGAGGCTTAAAAACATTGAAACTATTGCAAAGAGGTATAGGGAGTTGGCAATGGCATACAAGGGAGAAGTGAAAGCCATTGTGACAACAGTGATTGTAAGTAGTACTTCTTTTACGATTAGTTTCTGGCTAAAAGGAAATGCAACATACTACATATATGTACTCTGCATTGCTGAATTCATTTCCTTTCGCATCAGGAGGATTGGATTATGTGTTCTCTAATAGAATGAACTTTATTGGATAAAATGGATACTTTCATGTAATTTCTGTCGTCAATATGTGTTCTTTATTCCATATGCATAATAATTTGAGAACATTGTTACTATCTTTCTCTGCTAGGTAGTTTCATGGTCTTTTTGCATCTGTATTTGTATCTCTATTTATGTATCTTCCTCAGAAAATTAATTCGTTGATTATATTTTACCATAATTGTcttattgattatatatatatatatatgttctacGCACGTTATTTTGGTGTTACTGGGATATATTCAGAGAAAAGTTTGTTTGTGATTTGATCTAATGCTATCTCATAAAACCACTTTGTGAATAGTAGTTGCATGTTCTAAttctaattttctatatttttgttccAGCCTCTTCCTGCCGAGGAAGAGAAGGCACTGAAGGAGACCCTTCAGCAGATGTTAGGCACTGGGGCAAAGGTTCATCTTGAGCAGAAGGTATCAGCGTGATCCCCTTCTTGCCAaacacccccccccccctccccctCCTTCCTCTCTCCCTTTCAAATTTTCCTCTTCTGCAAAGACACAGAGAAATTGGTACCTTGTACTTTTGAGACTATATATGATATGTTTCTAATGAACTTTGGGGAAGATAAGATCTTAGCACAGTATGTGATTGAATTtctcttttttaaatattttatttataatcagAATCAATTTTGTATTtgaaagatatttatttttaaaaaaaattgtacctAAAATGAAATTCCTACCCTTTTCCTAAAAGCAGTAAAATGATTATATTTTAAGAATCTTATCCATACAATCTGAAAATATTTAGAAGTTATACTTTTCAAGCACTTGCAGAAGTAGCACAAAACCCCCCGTATTGCCTTCTTAATTCAGCTCATCATTTTTCtatttgtttccttctttctCCCAGATTGATCCAAGCATACTTGGTGGATTAGTGTTGGAGTTTAGTCAGAAGGTCTTTGACATGTCTATTAAGACTAGGGCGCAACAGATGGAGAGGCTTCTACGAGAGCCCATCAGTATTGCTGACATATAGAAGACAACAATTTTCTCCTGAAAATCTGTGTCAGCATGATTTAATCAA contains:
- the LOC112770888 gene encoding ATP synthase subunit O, mitochondrial produces the protein MALCSRIRSGISVFNKLAFAASQRSTLQRSLIAPSNSLVSRGYANVPGAKEDKVKVPLAMFGGSGNYASALYIAAVKANSVEKVESEILQFVEAVKNSTKVSQFISDLSVKKDIRVKVIEDIAGQSKFSDVTKNFLVLVAENGRLKNIETIAKRYRELAMAYKGEVKAIVTTVIPLPAEEEKALKETLQQMLGTGAKVHLEQKIDPSILGGLVLEFSQKVFDMSIKTRAQQMERLLREPISIADI
- the LOC140181427 gene encoding uncharacterized protein encodes the protein MKIPDLDPAVHLYALKASLQPRKFRETIAVTKPKTLEEFRERVAGQMEIEELREANRTERKPRREEDRMPSLANNKELDKPFKLTPKFDNYTRFNTRREKIIKEILNAKIIKPPAKAGSYQDQRFVDKSKHCAFHQKYGHTTDECVIAKDLLERLARQGLLDKYIEGRKHKEGDRDKEERQQTSGNKEANKWSNNTPPKEVINCISGGFTGGGETTSARKRSYRAMMEIEGTTPHSNKNVPDLEITFNQEDICSPTPHSDDLVVISIQTADVLFYTTFLKMKISERLIQPSSRELVGFSGERVPIKGYIWLKTMMGNHPLSRIIDIQYL